In the genome of Pirellulales bacterium, one region contains:
- a CDS encoding sigma-70 family RNA polymerase sigma factor gives MTDEIDALIHRIRQADAHALAEFIDRKRGALLGHIENRLGVGLRAKIEPEDIFQEVSAEAVRSLPSNTLGDRDPFAWLCQIVERRIIDAHRRFFGAAKRDAGREIALDKGSPDTSRAQVIDMLIASMTTPSEAFSRNIRYQKLSEALAALPDDQREALRLRYVEGLPSKQIAEQLKKSDGAVRVMLTRALSRLQSILAPRKE, from the coding sequence ATGACGGATGAAATCGACGCGCTGATCCATCGGATTCGACAAGCCGACGCACATGCGCTGGCCGAATTCATCGATCGGAAGCGCGGCGCACTCTTGGGGCATATCGAGAATCGTCTGGGGGTGGGCCTGCGCGCCAAGATCGAGCCGGAAGATATCTTTCAAGAAGTTTCGGCCGAGGCGGTACGTTCGTTGCCCAGTAACACGCTGGGCGACCGGGATCCCTTCGCGTGGCTGTGCCAGATTGTCGAGCGACGCATAATCGACGCTCATCGACGCTTTTTCGGGGCCGCCAAGCGCGACGCGGGGCGTGAAATTGCCCTCGACAAAGGGTCGCCCGACACCAGCCGCGCCCAAGTGATCGACATGCTGATTGCCAGCATGACGACCCCCAGCGAGGCCTTTTCGCGTAACATTCGCTACCAAAAACTGTCCGAGGCGCTGGCCGCCCTCCCTGACGACCAACGCGAGGCGTTACGGCTACGTTACGTCGAGGGCCTTCCCTCGAAACAAATCGCCGAGCAGTTGAAGAAGAGCGATGGCGCGGTGCGAGTGATGCTGACGCGCGCCCTGTCTCGGCTGCAAAGCATCCTGGCACCGCGAAAAGAATAG
- a CDS encoding serine/threonine-protein kinase — MSGQPEEILGSHHPTLAWNVLSDRVEALVAAWESSAEPPQIADYLPAEPANLRYLALVELIKVDMEYRCQRPEHARRIEQYLDEFPELTERGAIPCDLIYEEYHLRKQSGQKVAAEEYFERFPRQATELGRLLGLESPHLSTSVVGAGRFEEIEVGDSIDDFDLLTRLGRGAFAVVFLARQKSMQRIVALKVSADRGSEPQTMALLDHPHIVRVFDQRRLVERKLRLLYMQYVPGGTLQTVIDGIRRLPPSMRSGIRLLEIIDQALAERGDSPPSDSPLRHRLAAATWPQAVCWLGSRLAAALAYAHQRGVLHRDIKPANVLVAADGTPKLADFNISYSSKVEGSSAAAYFGGSLAYMSPEQIEACNPASGRTADDLDNRSDIYSLGVMLWELLTGNRPFDDTPPGSDWTNTLSTMLAARRQGVGAAMIAQLPRDCPSGLKQILLSCLALEPSARPSAGQLSRQLELALEPQVMRLLRPRPGAWRNWVRRYPLTAMFAAGLLPNLIFTALNLAYNIPAIFEALGKSLYDVMIDPVVSMVNGMAFGIGIAILLPFTWPVARAVARIYRGEPRPTDHDPRWRIRALLLADCTALVSAVEWFVTGFIFPTWLSREVPHEQFHAGVIYTHFLASQALCGMMASTLAFFLVCFLSVRAFYPTLFQAEHTDMSALGMVRRLQQRAWLYFGVAVVVPPLATIVMVLVRTIASESTPPVIFGVLGLVGLINSGLIFVLLRAVQNALVALAIAVSPPGTVTIGGGDSVSDSFWR; from the coding sequence GTGTCCGGACAGCCTGAAGAAATCTTGGGATCTCATCATCCGACGTTGGCCTGGAACGTCCTCTCGGACCGCGTCGAGGCCCTGGTCGCAGCCTGGGAATCGTCGGCTGAGCCGCCGCAGATTGCGGATTACCTGCCAGCGGAACCCGCCAACCTGCGTTATCTGGCTTTGGTCGAGCTGATCAAGGTCGACATGGAATATCGCTGTCAGCGGCCAGAACATGCCCGGCGCATCGAGCAATACCTCGACGAATTTCCCGAGCTGACCGAGCGCGGTGCCATTCCCTGCGATCTGATTTACGAGGAATACCACCTCCGCAAGCAATCGGGCCAGAAGGTCGCGGCCGAGGAGTATTTCGAGCGATTTCCTCGCCAGGCCACGGAGCTGGGGCGCTTGCTCGGCTTGGAATCGCCGCATTTGAGTACCTCGGTCGTAGGTGCCGGGCGCTTCGAGGAGATCGAAGTTGGCGACAGCATCGACGATTTCGATCTGTTGACGCGGCTCGGCCGCGGGGCGTTTGCCGTCGTCTTTCTCGCGCGGCAGAAATCGATGCAGCGCATCGTGGCGCTCAAGGTCTCGGCCGACCGTGGCAGCGAACCGCAGACCATGGCCCTACTCGACCATCCGCACATCGTCCGGGTGTTCGATCAACGGCGGCTCGTCGAGCGAAAGCTGCGTCTGCTCTATATGCAGTACGTGCCCGGCGGCACGCTGCAGACGGTGATCGACGGCATCCGCCGGTTACCCCCCAGCATGCGATCGGGCATTCGCCTGCTGGAAATCATTGATCAGGCCCTGGCCGAGCGCGGCGATTCTCCCCCTTCCGACTCGCCGTTACGGCACAGGCTCGCCGCCGCGACCTGGCCCCAGGCTGTTTGCTGGCTCGGCTCGCGCCTGGCCGCGGCGCTGGCGTATGCACACCAGCGTGGCGTCTTGCATCGCGATATCAAGCCGGCCAACGTCCTGGTGGCCGCCGACGGCACGCCCAAGCTGGCCGACTTCAACATCAGTTACTCGTCGAAGGTCGAGGGTTCTTCGGCCGCGGCCTATTTCGGCGGCAGCCTGGCCTACATGTCTCCCGAACAGATCGAGGCCTGCAATCCCGCCAGCGGTCGCACGGCCGACGATCTCGACAATCGCAGCGACATCTACTCGTTGGGCGTGATGCTCTGGGAGTTGCTGACGGGCAATCGACCTTTCGACGATACGCCACCAGGTAGTGACTGGACCAACACGCTGTCGACGATGCTCGCCGCGCGTCGCCAGGGGGTTGGCGCCGCGATGATCGCGCAGCTGCCGCGGGATTGTCCGTCGGGACTGAAGCAAATCTTGCTCAGTTGCTTGGCGCTCGAACCGTCAGCTCGTCCGTCGGCGGGTCAGCTTTCGCGGCAGTTGGAATTGGCGCTGGAACCGCAGGTGATGCGGCTTTTGCGTCCGCGCCCGGGCGCATGGCGCAACTGGGTGCGCCGCTATCCTCTGACTGCCATGTTCGCGGCCGGATTGCTACCGAATTTGATTTTCACCGCGCTGAACCTGGCCTATAACATTCCGGCGATCTTCGAGGCGCTGGGTAAATCGCTCTATGACGTGATGATCGATCCCGTCGTGAGCATGGTCAACGGCATGGCCTTCGGCATCGGCATCGCCATCCTGTTGCCGTTTACCTGGCCTGTCGCCAGGGCAGTGGCGCGCATTTATCGCGGCGAGCCGCGGCCGACGGATCATGATCCGCGGTGGCGGATACGCGCGCTATTGCTGGCCGACTGCACGGCCCTGGTAAGCGCCGTCGAATGGTTCGTGACGGGCTTTATCTTTCCGACCTGGTTAAGTCGCGAAGTGCCGCACGAGCAGTTTCACGCCGGCGTCATCTACACCCACTTCCTGGCCTCGCAGGCCCTGTGCGGCATGATGGCTTCGACGTTGGCGTTTTTCCTGGTTTGCTTTCTTTCGGTGCGCGCGTTTTATCCCACGCTCTTCCAGGCCGAGCACACCGACATGTCGGCGCTCGGCATGGTGCGCCGACTGCAACAACGCGCTTGGCTCTATTTCGGCGTGGCCGTGGTCGTACCGCCGCTGGCGACGATCGTGATGGTTCTTGTGCGCACGATCGCCTCGGAAAGCACGCCGCCGGTCATTTTCGGCGTGCTGGGACTGGTGGGATTGATCAACTCGGGATTGATCTTCGTGCTGCTGCGCGCCGTGCAGAATGCACTTGTGGCGCTGGCGATCGCCGTCAGTCCGCCCGGCACAGTAACGATCGGCGGCGGCGACAGCGTTTCGGATTCGTTCTGGCGATAG
- a CDS encoding cytidylate kinase-like family protein, whose translation MVYRIHNESQSGAWNYLRALSYPRANDLAQGEAPRAGTPPFTIAISREAGIDAGAVAMAVGAALGWKVWDHELLEAVAACMHARPSELAAVDETHVSWLQESIESLLDMHAVSQIAYVRQLVKTLETIAQHGACVVVGRGAGHILPAETTLRVRLVAPLEDRVTAHMRLSAETNRHEATRQVERMDRARTRFVTEHFHRDPNDPSSYDVVLNMSRLAVDDCATQIIDALHAEEQCRAHRFTLRAPAAVWH comes from the coding sequence ATGGTGTATCGTATTCACAACGAATCTCAAAGCGGTGCCTGGAACTATTTGCGCGCCCTGTCGTACCCGCGCGCGAACGATCTGGCACAAGGCGAGGCGCCAAGGGCTGGCACTCCTCCCTTCACGATTGCTATCTCGCGCGAAGCCGGTATCGACGCCGGCGCCGTGGCGATGGCCGTCGGCGCCGCGTTGGGCTGGAAGGTGTGGGACCACGAACTCCTCGAAGCCGTGGCCGCTTGCATGCACGCGCGCCCCAGCGAATTGGCGGCCGTCGACGAAACGCACGTAAGCTGGCTGCAAGAATCGATCGAGTCTTTGCTCGACATGCACGCTGTCAGCCAGATCGCGTACGTGCGCCAGTTGGTAAAGACGCTCGAGACGATTGCCCAGCACGGAGCGTGCGTGGTAGTCGGCCGTGGCGCCGGGCACATTCTGCCGGCGGAAACCACACTGCGCGTGCGGCTGGTCGCGCCGCTCGAAGATCGGGTGACGGCGCACATGCGTTTGAGCGCAGAGACGAACCGCCACGAAGCAACCCGGCAGGTCGAACGCATGGACCGCGCGCGGACGCGTTTCGTCACCGAGCACTTCCATCGCGATCCGAACGATCCCTCCAGCTACGACGTGGTGCTGAACATGTCGCGCCTGGCGGTCGACGATTGCGCGACGCAAATCATCGACGCCCTGCACGCCGAAGAGCAATGCCGGGCCCACCGCTTCACCTTGCGGGCGCCGGCCGCGGTCTGGCACTAG